One genomic segment of Caballeronia sp. TF1N1 includes these proteins:
- the cobJ gene encoding precorrin-3B C(17)-methyltransferase, with protein MERIDVAKPLAIVVLGNGALTIARKIQACRPGSLVHGLASRVNVDVSFDDFGAHVRALYAAGSPIVALCSAGIVIRALAASLANKGAEPPVLAVAQDGSVVVPLLGGMSGVNVLAREIGQMLGIVPAITTSGELRFGQCLLAPPEGYVLADIERGKRFVSDLLGGATTRVEGHAPWLDQAALPRADDALRAIRITPESARDEHSLVIHPRCVIAWIEDDATNGEVAECVRKALQARSLAPLALAVLVAPTHAMTSQRLADAAQALDVPLRFSDAPPFDVSHNGDVALHVANAPVDAQAIGRARGTLTVIGLGPGSSEMMTPAAKAALHVAEDVLGYETYVRMAGPFRADQRAHMTDNREELQRARHAFELASEGRRVVVVSSGDPGVFAMAAAVLEALDKEANASWHAVKLEIVPGVSASLATAARAGAPLGHDFCVLSLSDNLKPWGVIEKRIAHAGQADFVMAFYNPLSKARPWQFDRAIEIVKQHRDAKTPVVLGRDVGRAGETLRIMTLGELDSTMVDMRTMVIVGSSTTRVIGDGAWVYTPRWYE; from the coding sequence ATGGAGCGCATAGACGTAGCGAAGCCGCTTGCCATCGTCGTGCTCGGCAACGGTGCGCTGACTATCGCGCGCAAGATTCAGGCGTGTCGTCCGGGATCGCTCGTTCATGGGCTCGCTAGTCGCGTGAACGTGGACGTCTCCTTCGACGACTTCGGCGCGCACGTGCGGGCACTCTACGCGGCAGGCTCGCCAATCGTCGCGCTGTGTTCAGCAGGCATCGTGATTCGCGCGCTGGCAGCGTCGCTTGCGAATAAAGGCGCGGAGCCGCCGGTGCTCGCCGTCGCGCAGGACGGCAGCGTGGTCGTGCCGCTGCTCGGCGGCATGAGCGGCGTGAACGTGCTTGCGCGTGAAATCGGCCAGATGCTCGGTATCGTACCGGCCATCACGACGAGCGGCGAATTACGCTTCGGTCAATGTCTGCTCGCGCCGCCCGAAGGCTACGTACTGGCGGATATCGAACGCGGCAAGCGCTTCGTGTCCGACTTGCTTGGCGGAGCAACGACGCGCGTGGAAGGCCACGCGCCGTGGCTCGATCAGGCAGCCCTTCCTCGCGCCGACGATGCGTTGCGCGCCATCCGCATCACGCCCGAAAGCGCCCGCGATGAACACAGTCTCGTGATTCATCCACGTTGTGTGATTGCATGGATCGAAGACGACGCGACGAACGGCGAAGTAGCGGAATGCGTACGCAAGGCACTTCAAGCACGAAGCCTCGCGCCGCTCGCACTCGCTGTGCTGGTCGCGCCCACGCACGCAATGACATCGCAACGTCTCGCCGATGCCGCGCAAGCGCTCGACGTGCCATTGCGTTTCAGCGACGCCCCGCCTTTCGATGTTTCGCACAACGGCGACGTTGCATTGCACGTCGCCAACGCGCCCGTCGATGCGCAGGCGATAGGCCGTGCACGCGGCACGTTGACCGTGATCGGTCTCGGTCCAGGCAGCTCCGAGATGATGACGCCCGCCGCAAAAGCCGCGCTCCATGTCGCAGAAGACGTGCTCGGTTACGAAACCTACGTGCGCATGGCAGGCCCGTTTCGCGCCGATCAACGCGCGCATATGACGGACAATCGCGAAGAGTTGCAGCGCGCGCGACATGCGTTCGAACTGGCAAGCGAGGGACGCAGGGTAGTGGTCGTATCGTCGGGCGATCCGGGTGTGTTCGCCATGGCGGCAGCCGTGCTCGAAGCACTCGACAAGGAAGCAAACGCGTCATGGCATGCCGTGAAACTCGAGATCGTGCCGGGCGTATCGGCGTCGCTTGCCACGGCGGCGCGTGCGGGCGCACCGCTCGGCCATGACTTCTGCGTATTGTCGCTATCGGATAATTTGAAGCCATGGGGCGTCATCGAGAAACGCATAGCGCATGCGGGTCAGGCCGATTTCGTCATGGCGTTCTACAACCCGCTATCGAAGGCACGGCCCTGGCAATTCGATCGCGCGATCGAAATCGTGAAGCAGCATCGCGATGCCAAAACGCCGGTCGTGCTCGGGCGCGATGTGGGACGCGCGGGCGAGACGCTTCGCATCATGACGCTTGGCGAGTTGGACAGCACGATGGTGGACATGCGAACGATGGTGATCGTCGGATCATCGACCACGCGCGTGATCGGCGATGGCGCATGGGTTTATACGCCGCGATGGTATGAATGA
- a CDS encoding precorrin-2 C(20)-methyltransferase, which produces MSGRLHGLGVGPGDPDLITVKALKLLKAAPVVAYFVAKGKKGNAFGIIESHLEDTQTRLPLVYPVTTEALEPPLCYETIISAFYDECALAIADHLEAGRDVAVICEGDPFFYGSYMYLHDRLAARFEAEVVPGVCSMLGGVAVLGVPLVYRNQSLAVLSGVLSEAELKRKLATSDAAVIMKLGRNFDKVRRVLAELGLDKRALYVERATMANQRIVPLNEVDPMASPYFSLLVVPGTKWSA; this is translated from the coding sequence ATGAGCGGAAGACTCCATGGTCTGGGCGTCGGTCCGGGCGATCCCGATCTCATCACGGTGAAGGCGTTGAAGCTGCTCAAGGCGGCGCCCGTGGTCGCGTATTTCGTCGCGAAGGGGAAGAAGGGCAACGCGTTCGGCATCATCGAATCTCATCTCGAAGACACGCAGACGCGCTTGCCGCTCGTCTATCCCGTGACGACCGAAGCGCTCGAACCGCCGCTTTGCTACGAGACGATCATCAGCGCGTTCTACGATGAATGCGCGCTCGCCATTGCGGATCATCTCGAAGCCGGCCGCGACGTGGCGGTGATCTGCGAAGGCGATCCGTTCTTCTACGGCTCGTACATGTATCTGCACGATCGCCTTGCCGCGCGCTTCGAGGCAGAAGTCGTGCCCGGCGTCTGTTCGATGCTGGGCGGCGTCGCAGTGCTTGGCGTGCCACTGGTTTATCGTAATCAGAGCCTTGCGGTGCTATCGGGCGTTCTTTCGGAAGCCGAACTAAAACGAAAGCTGGCGACGAGCGATGCCGCCGTCATCATGAAGCTCGGCCGCAACTTCGACAAAGTGCGTCGTGTGCTGGCGGAACTCGGGCTCGACAAACGCGCGTTGTATGTGGAACGCGCGACGATGGCGAATCAACGCATCGTGCCGCTGAACGAAGTCGATCCAATGGCATCGCCCTACTTCTCGCTGTTGGTCGTGCCGGGGACGAAATGGAGCGCATAG
- a CDS encoding precorrin-8X methylmutase: protein MSDYIRDGAEIYRQSFATIRAEANLAAIPANLEKLAVRLIHACGMIDIVDDLRFSCDAGIAGREALVSGAPILCDARMVAEGITRARLPANNRVICTLGDASVPERARAMHNTRSAAAVELWRPDLAGAIVAIGNAPTALFHLLDMIDDGAPKPALILGFPVGFIGAAESKAMLAADSRGIPFVALLGRRGGSAMAAAAVNALASEAE, encoded by the coding sequence ATGTCTGACTATATCCGCGACGGTGCGGAGATTTACCGGCAATCGTTCGCGACGATTCGCGCCGAAGCCAACCTCGCCGCCATTCCCGCCAACCTCGAAAAGCTCGCCGTGCGGCTGATTCATGCGTGCGGCATGATCGATATCGTCGATGACCTGCGCTTCTCGTGCGATGCCGGTATCGCGGGCCGTGAAGCGCTCGTGAGCGGCGCGCCCATTCTCTGCGATGCGCGCATGGTCGCCGAAGGCATCACGCGCGCGCGCCTTCCCGCGAATAATCGCGTGATCTGCACGCTCGGCGATGCCTCCGTGCCGGAACGCGCCCGTGCGATGCACAACACGCGCTCCGCTGCCGCAGTCGAACTCTGGCGGCCTGATCTTGCGGGTGCGATCGTCGCAATCGGCAATGCGCCCACCGCGCTCTTTCATCTACTCGACATGATCGACGACGGCGCACCGAAGCCCGCGCTCATCCTCGGCTTTCCAGTGGGCTTTATCGGCGCGGCGGAATCGAAAGCCATGCTTGCCGCCGACAGCCGTGGCATTCCTTTCGTCGCGTTGCTCGGACGACGCGGCGGCAGCGCGATGGCGGCGGCCGCCGTGAATGCGCTCGCATCGGAGGCCGAGTGA